In Hyperolius riggenbachi isolate aHypRig1 chromosome 1, aHypRig1.pri, whole genome shotgun sequence, the genomic window CTTCTGAACATCTTGTCTGATATTTCCATCTCTGTATTTGACATCTTTCGTCTGCTCAGAAAATCTGCTATCGTGTTTAATGATCCCTTCAGATGTATTGCTGATAATGATAGAAAATTATTTTCCGCTATTGTTAATATGTTCATGGCCAGTTCCATCAGCTTCGCTGACTTTGTACCCCCTTGCCGATTCAGATATGCTACCGCTGTGGTGTTGTCTGACCTGACCTGAACATGATGACCCATCAGTGTCTGTACACTCTGTTCTAGTGCTTTCtgtatagctgctagctccctgtAATTGGATGACTGCCTCCTCACACACTTTGGCCACTGCCCCTGTAACATTCTTCCCTGCAGATGTGCACCCCAACCTATAAGACTTGCATCGGTCGTGATAATCTTCCCTGTTGGTATGATCCACATCCTGCCTTCGGTGAGTATCTTCTCCGATAACCACCACTCCAGGGACTTCAGTACGTCTGGTGGACATATGACCTGTGTCTCTAGATTGTCCTGTGTCTTGTTCCAAACTCTTAGCATCCAATTTTGTAAGTGTCTTGTATGCATCATTGCCCACTGTATAGCTGGAGCCGTTGATGTCAGGAATCCCAAAACTTTCATTACTTGTCTTATCGTCATTACTGGCTTTGTTATGAATTCCTGTATCATAGCTTTTAACTTCCCTATCTTTTCGACTGGCAAATACATTCTCTCTGTCTCTGAATCTATAATGACTCCCAGAAACTGGATCTTTGATGTTGGTTGAAGGACTGATTTGTCCCAGTTTACTATCCATCCGAGGGTTTGTAATTGTTCTAACACCCTTTCTGTATTTTCTTTTGATTTCTGATATGATTCTGCCACTACCAGGAGATCGTCTAGGTACGGGATTACAAGAATCCCTTCCATGTGGAAAAACTTTGTCACCTCCGCCATTACCTTTGAGAATATCCTCGGTGCCGATGATATCCCGAAAGGTAGAACTCTGAATTGAAAATGCTGAatcattcttttttcttttattgcaaaTCTGAGGAACTTTTGAGATGACTCCCTTATTGGAATGTGCCAATAAGCGTCCCTCAGATCTATATTTGTCATTATACAATTTTGGGTTAACAAGGTTCGCACAGAGTAAATTGATTCCATCCTGAATCTCTGATAAGATACGAAGGGGTTCAGGGCCTTTAGGTTTAGAATCAGTCTGAATTTCCCCGTCGGCTTTCTTACTAAAAATACCGTCGAATAAAATCCCTGAATGTTCGAGATTTGATTTTCGGGAACCGGAATGACCACGTTTTCGTCTAACATTGATTTTACTATGCTTTTTAACGCTAGctttttctccttttcttttGGAAGGGACGTGGAAATAAATCTCTTTGGAGGGAAGGATTGAAACTGAATCTTGTACCCCTGACTTATGAGATTGAGGATGAAATCGCTTTTGGAAATTTTTGTCCATTGGGAATAGAATCCCGACAGACGCCCCCCAACTTTTTCTCTGGCGTCATTTCTTTTCTTGTCCCTCCTGTTTCCGAAAAAGAAAACTCCTTTTCGTCCCCTCTCTGTTAATGGCCCaaggtcttctcctctgctgaggCTTATCCTTGTTGTCTTGTCTATTTCGCCTAAAGAATCTTTTATTCTGtataaactttttcttttttgggaATCCCTTCTTTCTATCAGAAGTTCTTTCTAATATTTGGTCTAACTGCTCTCCAAATAGTAATTCTCCATTGAAGGAGATATTGCACACTCTGGCTTTTGAGGCCTGACTACCTTCCCAATTCTTTATCCACAGATTCCTCCTTGCTGTGTTAATTAATGCCGAGGTTCTAGCATTTACTCTGATATTCTCAGCTGCTGCATCAGTTATATAATCAGTGGCCTTAGAGACCACTTCTAATGATTCCAAAATCTCCTCCTTAGAGGCTCCCTTTTCAACTTTCTCCTCTACTTTCTTAACCCATAGGGATAGAACTCTTGCTACACAAGTTGTGGCAGCAGCAGGTCTAAAATTTGCTCCTGCTGCTGTCCAGGCTTTCTTAAGAGCGAATTCTACCTTTTTATCCTGCGGATCTTTTAGATAGCCTagatcttcaaaggccaattcgtTGTCTTTATTAACCTGAGAAAATGCCGCATCTAACCTGGGAGATCTATCCCAAGTTTTGACATCTTCCTCTGTAAATGGAAATCTTTTCATAAAACCCTTTGACATGAACAATTTTCTATCAGGGTATTTCCACTGGCTTAATATGGTATTCTTTGTGGATCTGTGTATAGGGAAGGTTAATGATTCTTTTGGTTCCATTCCTTGATATAACTTATCATGCATAGATATTTCCTCCGATTTTTTGGATTCAATGTTTAAGGTTTTGTTAATCGCCATTATCAGCTGCTCTGTCTCATCAGCTGGAAATCTAAATCTAGAGATTTTCTTAACCTCAGATTGGCTGTCCCAACTTTTAGCGGAGGAGTCTGACTCATCatcatcttcctcctccccctccatgtcTTCCTCTTCAGAGGAAAATACCATATTTCTCTTTGTACTTTTACTTTTATGTTTTACAGGCTGAGATTCTGTATTAGGTGTTTCTGCGGCCGGTATATCTGTACTTGTACCCGGGTTTACTGACTCTGCTGCTGGGGGAATAGCGGAAGCAAACACCTCCTTTAGAGATTTAATGGTGTCTGCCATTTCCTTCTTTACGGCTGTCATTAACTCTTCCTTCAACCCCCCTGATTGCTCCTGTATaagtttcattaaacaaggttgacAAAACTGCTTATTGTAGTTATGGGCCATTTTTGCATCACAGAGCGGGCACCGCCTCCTTGGCTTTGTTGGCTCAGTAGGCTCCGGGCCCTAAAATAACAACACAAAAACACAATGTCATTCCTCTGATTTTGATTTAAAGGAATATCACCCGGTGAAAAATGAAGAGTGACAGTAACCCTGACCGAGGAGAGCAGGAATGAAGAGCCATTTATACATATAAATGCATCCGCtacatatatatatctctataactCTACTCCCCCATAGTATCAAACAATTGCCCAAGCTataatattcatatatatatatagccctcTGGTCCAAAGTGGAATAAAAAACCTCCATATATGTATGTCCGCAAAAATTTAAGTataacagacctcagatcagacgtaAAACAGGCTATTAAATGCACACTATAAGACTCTGATCTTATCCCAGACCTCCGTACAGACGCGGCCTATAGATACAGGTTACTATAACAAACCTCAGATCAGACGCTAAGCAGGCTATTAAATGCAAACTGTAAGTCTGTAAACTTATATCAGACCTCCATACAGACGCGGCCTAGGCGTATAGCTCATACCGTAAAGGTCACCAAGCCTCCGCCAAGCTTACCTTTCCTGGTTCCTGCTTAGCGTCCATCCCGCTCCGTTCCGAACACAAACTGGCAAACCATGCGGGCTTCCGGCGTCTCTTCACCCAcgcgaccggaagtgacgtcacgtaagggcGGAAGTACGTCATACGTACTCCGCAACTGAGGGCAATCAGCTGCCTTCCCTCCGGAGGCCCGCATGATCCTCGTGTCACTTCCGGCGCGCCACTAGCCTCCGCCAAAGGGGAATCATGGACGCCGCACGTGTCCTCCGGATCCGCCGCAACTcgggcagccaggacagccatgGGGAAGGTAACTCcactctctcttccccctccggACCGCAAAACCTCTCCAGGCAGGTCCACCCATAGCCGCCAACCAAGTCCCAAACTCTCCTGGTCTGACGGACCGGCGAGCGACCAGAGCACTCCTTGttcctggaacaggaaacgtcaactggGGATCAAGGGGTTGGACAAAGTTTTATAGAGTGctctatctggacgtttcctgttcctgggaggagcctgtcgttctcgtggtggacctgtcctggaggttaaaggaaaaaagtggccggtccttaaggggtagaaagccctaggtcctcaagtggttaaaacactgaCACCAGAAGGTTTAAAtgaacaattagaaaaaaaatttaTTGAATTATACTTTTAAACTTATTTCTTTGGTCCTCTTTTATTCTCACCCAATCTTTGTGATCCTGCTTTTATTTTTGTTGCATACATTTTTAGGTTTATAATATTTATATGCGGCTAATAACTATTGGTTCGGTATTGAATTTTGTGGCTCATACAATTTTATGCAATTTGACATAGTTTTGCATTTATACAAAAATTGAAAACATCTTATTGTTTTCTTCCACCTCCAAGCTATATATCGACTGAG contains:
- the LOC137548961 gene encoding uncharacterized protein — its product is MDKNFQKRFHPQSHKSGVQDSVSILPSKEIYFHVPSKRKGEKASVKKHSKINVRRKRGHSGSRKSNLEHSGILFDGIFSKKADGEIQTDSKPKGPEPLRILSEIQDGINLLCANLVNPKLYNDKYRSEGRLLAHSNKGVISKVPQICNKRKKNDSAFSIQSSTFRDIIGTEDILKGNGGGDKVFPHGRDSCNPVPRRSPGSGRIISEIKRKYRKGVRTITNPRMDSKLGQISPSTNIKDPVSGSHYRFRDRENVFASRKDREVKSYDTGIHNKASNDDKTSNESFGIPDINGSSYTVGNDAYKTLTKLDAKSLEQDTGQSRDTGHMSTRRTEVPGVVVIGEDTHRRQDVDHTNREDYHDRCKSYRLGCTSAGKNVTGAVAKVCEEAVIQLQGASSYTESTRTECTDTDGSSCSGQVRQHHSGSISESARGYKVSEADGTGHEHINNSGK